Genomic DNA from Shouchella patagoniensis:
ACGTTACATGGCGCTTTCAGTTAGTCTTCAACAACAGGTTCATAAAGTGGTTCCAAGTCAGATTGAATCAATGAAGGAAAAACTGAAGCGACAGATCCAAGCAGCGTCACCTCTCAGTATGAAACAAAAAGCCACGTTAATAACGAAGCTAGAATCATTTACGTATAACGAAAGTCTATGTCATGGCGATTTTCATTTATTTAATCTAATTGTTGGCAAAAAGGATCAAACCACAATTATTGATTGGGTTGATGCGAGTCTTGGTGATCCACGTGCTGATGTCTACCGTACATACTTGCTCTACTCTCAACATCTCTCCCATGAATTAGCGGAGCTGTATATGCGAACCTATTGTGAAACGAGCCAGTATTTAAAAGAAGATATTTTTGAATGGGCGCCCGTGGTTGCTGCGGCACGATTAGCGGAGTCTGTACCAGAGGAAAATGTTGAACGGTTAGTAAAAATTGTTTGTGACTCGATTTGAATGAAAGGGGAGCGTAGGAGATAAAGCACCGCAAATGTCTAAGCTGTATAGCTTGTTGTGTTGGAATTCTTTTAATAGTCACTGGCTGTAATGTTGTTTTTGAAGAGGAAGAAAGATTGATGAAAGAAGTAAAAACAACTGATATAAAAAAAGATGAGATTGGGGGAATTACATTAGGAGCGAATATGCTCGAAATAGAAGAAAGTGATGGATTTGAAGCCTATCCAGATAATAACTACTATGAGAAACAACGGGGATATGATCAATTTTTGAATGACAGATTCATGTTGGAAGTTGATCGAGTGACAAACAAAATCATAGGGGTTAGAACACTTGAAGATAAAGATGTTGTTGCGACAAAAAAGGGAATCAAAGAAGGTTCTCTAATTGAGGAGGTCACCGCTTCTTATGGAGACGATTACTATATTTTTCATAATCATGAACAAGGATTCTTTCTATCATTGGCTATGTTGACCACGAAGATAATGTCGCACTTTCATTTTTTTCCATGATGGACATGTAACAACAATGAATTTAGATTACTCTTATGAACGACTCATTTGGTATATAAACTAAATAAGGTATGTATCATTGGTTTCTTTTTCCATACTATCACGATCAACAATCTAAATCCAAGAAATTTTAATGTGGAAATTGAAGCGGATGAGAACGGAGATTTTGAATTCGAGTTTAATGAAAGTAGAGATACAATCCAAAGTGAGTCAATCCTTTACTCTATTGTAGATGAAGAAGGTCATTTAGCTACACTTGAGAAACCAATTCAATAAATAAGCGCGGCGAAAGAGCTCGCTGCAATTATAACTGGTGGATTAGATGGGCACCGTTGTTTCTCGGATTGTTTACGGCTTTGCTTACTTCGTGAGCTGTCATATGTGTACGATTATATGGTAGTAACATGCTCTTTATCTGTGCGGGGTCATCAATACTTGGATCAAGCCAAGCTTGGCGGTTACCCTCATCTAGAATAACGGGCATCCGGTCATGAAGGGAGCTCATAAAATCATTTGGTGATGTTGTGATAATTGTACAGGAAGAAATAGTGTTGTTCGTGGCAGGATCAATCCAACGATCCCATAAACCAGCAAATGTTAGCAGTTTCGAATTGGTTAAGTGAATGATGAACGGGTGTTTACTGTCATCTTCCCGTTTCCATTCATAAAAACTATTGGCTGGGATTAAGCAGCGCTTCCGTTTAAGTAAATTTTTAAAAGCTGGTTTCTCATCTATGGTCTCAGCCCGGGCATTAATCATTTTGGAACCGATTTTTTTCTCTTTTGCCCAAAAGGGAATAAGTCCCCAATGCAAAAAGCCTGCCTTCGTTTCTTCGTTGTTTGCTACAAACGCAAGCACTTGTTGAGTTGGAGCGATATTATAGCTTGGTTCATAATCAGGAATTGGGAGGCCGAACTCATCCTGTAACTCTTGTGGTGAAGAATATAATGTAAACCTGCCGCACATGGAAAATCACCTCTTATCATAGATGATTAAAGTATGCCCAGTTGAGGAGTGGCGTAGCCAGCAAAAAGATTTTATGATTTAGACGAAAAAAGCCGCAAAAGAGTTCAGCTCTCTTGTGGCTTTTTTGCGTTTTTATTCAACAGCGGCATGTGCGTTTAAAAGCCCATTACCAAAACGATACGTATCTCCAAGGTCAGTTGCAGTTTCGTTTAAATGAGCACGAATTTGTTCATTTGACCAAAGTGGATTCTTTTCTTTCACCAATGCTGCGGATCCAGCAACATGAGGGGTGGCCATTGATGTTCCACTTAAGCTGTCGTATGAGCTGCCAGTATAGGTACTATCGATGCCAACACCTGGAGCTACAATGTCTAAGCCTTCGCCATATTGAGAAAAGTTAGCTAGGCTGTCTGACTGGTCGGTGGCGCCAACGGCCATAGCGTTATCATAGCGAGCCGGATAACCAATAGAACTTGCACCCGAGTTCCCAGAAGCGGCTACAACGAGGACGCCATTTGCGGTTGCTTCATCCACTGCTTGCTCGAGTGTCGCGCTAGGTGCAGAGCTACCTAGGCTTAAGTTTGCAATGTCCATCCCATTTTCTCCTGCCCATTCAAGCCCTTGAGCAATTGAGCTGACCGAGCCTGAACCATTTGCACCAAGAACTTTGACTGCATAAAGATCTGCATTTGGTGCGACTCCAATTACGCCTTCGTCGTTATCAAGGGCAGCGATTGTACCGGCGACATGGGTTCCGTGTCCATTTCCATCCTGATAATCCGGCTCTCCTTGAACAAAGCTAACACCGCCTTGAACGTTTAAGTCGGGGTGATCTTCTATTCCAGTATCCAGCACCGCGACGTTTACGCCCTCACCAGTAAATCCAGCGATTTGTGCTTCAGGAGCACTAATTTGACTAATGCCCCATGGAATGGTTTGGGCCATTGTTGTTACTTCGATGTCTTCTTCAATATATGATATCGATGGGTCTTCTAGTAATGCTGCATACTCCTCATCACTCATTTCAGCAGAGACGACCGGTATGTCTTTAAATTCGTAGGTAATGTCAATATCTTCTTCAGATAAAGCCCCTATCTCAGAATCAACGATATTCGTGAATGTTTCGACTTCTTCCTGAGCGTCAAAACCAATAAGATAAGTCTTTTTTGTTTCCTCGGCAGTTGATATGGATGATGAACTGATGACAAAGCCCATAACAAGAACTGTTCCTGCGATTAGTTTAACTGGTTTTCGATTCATCTTTACCCCTCCTCGGATTATAACAAGCACTTGCTTGTATCAAACGATAACATGTTCTTATCCACTTGCTTATTGGGAAACTTTAGTCTCTCTGTAATGTAATAAAGGTAAAAAGTTTGTTGAAGGTATGCGGAATGAACTAGAAATAACGGAAAATGTGTCCCTTTTTATTGGGAAAATAAAAGGGTTTGAACTGGTATTACATTGGTTAATTTGGATGAAAGCATACTTCACACCCTAATCAATTCATAATTATTGGTTTATAAGAAAATATTGGGTAATGTGTGATCAATAAAAACTATAGTTGCAATCTTACTTAGGACTACGTTTTGGATAAAATCTGTTGAGATTCGGCATTGTAAGGAAGAGGAGGTGGATACAGTGGGAAGAGATCGTCAAGAAAAGAAACTGCGTGAAAGTGGGCGTGTGGAATCAGATCGTGATGTTGGTCTGCGCTATAAAGGTGCGACAAAGATGTCTAGTCCAGAAGAAGCAAGAAAACTAAATGATGGTCACAAGTAAGATCAAATAAAAAGCGGTAACCTGTACAGGTTACCGCTTTTTTGATGGAAATGACATTCGGAGTGCTATAATTAATGAAAAATAAAAAGGAAGGTAGTTGAGAAATAATGGCGACAATGGATGAGTTTCATTCTATAGACATGAGAGTTGGTACGGTCATAGCGTCAGAGTATTTTGAGGAGGCTAGGAAGCCAGCGATGAAGTTAGAAATTGATTTTGGTGAACTTGGTGTTAAGAAGTCTTCTGCACAAATTACGAAACGATATTCCTCAGAAATCTTAGTCGGAAGGCAGGTCATTGCGGTTGTTAATTTCCCTCCTATGCGTATTGCGGGGTATAAGTCCGAAGTGCTTGTTTTAGGTGGAGTGCCAGAAACGGATGATGTTGTCCTTTTGCAACCAGAAACGAATGTACCGAATGGCACGAGAGTTCAATAAGGGCAAAGAGACAACACGACGGTAGACAAGAGGAGCGTGTTGTTTCTTTAAGTGAAAGTTCGTTTTTAGACGATGATATGTATGATTGACTTGTTCTTTGACCTCAGTTTATCCCCATAGTATCTTTCTCCGTTATCGTTTCAACATTCGTTATTCCTCAGTTATTCATTCTTATTATACGTGCGGTATGATTTAGACAAATAAACAGTTATTTTATGAGTAAACGAAAAAAATTTTACTGTAATTGGGATTGCTTATCGATACATACAGGCAAAAGCTTTTAAAATGCTGGTATACGAGTAAATAGACTTATTTATTGAAAAAATGTGAATGCGTTATCATTTTTAAATCGTATTTAATCATTACTTGTATGGTATAAAATGTAAGTTTTAAAACGAATGAAGGTGGCTAATAAATAGTATCATCAAATGAAATTTGAAAGGAGACAGACCCTTGGGGCTATTTTCAATTATTACCTTTGTCATTATTATTGTAGCGATTTGGTTATTTGCTTATAAACGAAGTCGCGGAGTAAATCTTTCAAGCTCTGAAGGGCTTTTTTTAGGTGGAAGGAGTTTAACAGGTATTACGATTGCCGGGTCCGTCATCATGACCAATTTATCAACCGAACAAATTGTTGGTCAAAATGGACAGAGTTATGTAGCCGGAATGGAGGTAATGGCCTGGGAGGTTACCTCAGCAATTGCGATCGTGGCGTTGGCACTCATCTTTCTTCCGAAGTATTTAAAATATGGTGTAGATACAGTAACCGATTATATCGAACAGAGGTTTGATAAAACAACAAAACGGATTGCTTCGATCTTATTTATTTTTACTTATGTTGTTTCATTTTTACCAGTCGTTTTGTATTCTGGTTCACTTGTTTTTAATCAAATCTTTGCTATTGATGAGCTGTTAAATGTTGAGCCGCTTGTCGCTATTTCACTTATATCAGGTATTATCGGAGTGATGGGTCTCTTCTATTTATTGCTTGGTGGTTTACGGTTAAGTGCGTTTAGCGATACGGTTTATGGAATAGGCCTACTTATCGCAGGTTTATTCATTCCAATTTTTGGACTTATTGTTCTTGGAGAAGGGAGTTTTCTAGGAGGGTTTGAATCGATTCACCAAAAAACGCCAGAAATGCTTAACTCAATAGGTGCGGTTGATTCTCCAATGGTACCTTGGCCAACGTTGTTTCTAGGTCTGTTGTTTAATAATTTATTTTTCTGGTGTACGAATCAATTGATTGTGCAAAAAGTATTGGCAGGAAGAGATTTAAAGGAAGGGCAAAAAGGTGCTCTTTACGTTGGTTTCTTTAAGATTCTAGGCGCACTATTTTTAGTGTTTCCGGGCATTATAGCGTTTAATATGCTTGGTGACTCTATTGAACCAGCTGATAATGCTTATCCTATGCTTGTCACAGCAGTTTTACCAGAGTGGGCGTTTGGTATTTTTGCGGCTGTCGTATTTGGTGCGATTTTGAGTTCTTTTGTTGGTGCATTAAATGCAACAACAACGTTACTTACATTAGATTTTTATAAGCCAATGAAGAAAAACACATCAGATAAGCAAGTAGCGAGAATGGGGAAAGTGTTTACTATTATTGTTGGGCTTTTGGCAACGGTCATTGCGCCATTAATTTCGTTTGCACCTGCAGGACTGTTCCACGTTGTGCAACAATTTAATGGTGTATACAGCATGCCTCTCCTAGCAATCATTATTTTAGGGTTTTACTCAAAATACGCGACTCCATTCGCGGCGAAAATCACTTTTGGTTTTCATATTGTCGTGTATAGCATTTCCCAACTTTTCTTTGACGTACACTATCTTTACGTATTTAGTGTTATGTTCTTTGTTAATTTGTTTCTTTTGTGGGGGATTAGCCGACTTCAAAAGAACACAGAGCCATTTCAATTTCCAGAAGGGAATCATAAAGTTGACTTAACGCCATGGAAACATAGGAAATGGGTGAGTGTGTTAATTATTGTGATTGTGCTTGCTTCATATTGGTTTTTCTCTCCGCTTGGTATTGCAGAGTGAAAAAAGAGTGGCCTTTAGGCCACTCTTTTTAGGTTAGTCGAGTCGGACTGACTTTCGTATCAATGTACGCTTTCCTTTTGACCACGATTCTTCCTATTTTACTAAGACAAATAATGAAATAGAAAAAATGAAGGGTTTCGTTCAATTAGTATGTCTTTGTTTCATCATTTTTTAAGTGGAAAATAATTGCGACTAATAAAGTTGAACAAGAAACGTGTTTAAAGCAGTTCATATAGAGGAACACTACATACAGATTTTCCTAAAAGAGGAGTGGTATGTGTGAACGAAAAAATATTTATAAGCCCAAGTAAGTATGTGCAAGGTCGTGATGTTCTTGATAAAACGGGTGAATATATAAAAGAATTAGGAACAAAGGCAATGATTCTTGCAGATGAGTTTGTCTGGAATATGGCAGGAAATCGTGTAGCTGGAAGTTTAAAAGAAGCAAGTATGTCTGTTATTGAAGTTACTTTCGAGGGAGAAGCTTCAGAATCGGAGATTAAACGGATTGCCGAAAAAGCCAAAGCTGAAGGAGCAGACATTATTGTTGGTGTTGGTGGTGGTAAAACTTTAGATACAGCAAAAGGTGTGCGGGATTTAATTGAAGGCGCAGCCTGTGTAATTGTGCCTACGACTGCTTCGACAGATGCACCAACTAGTGCTCTGTCTGTTATATATTCGGAAAACGGTGTGTTTGAACGCTATAGTTTTTACAATAAAAATCCAGACATTATTATTGTTGATTCGGCTATTATTGCGGGTGCTCCGCCTAAGTTCCTCGCTGCTGGGATTGCGGATGCGCTCGCGACATGGGTGGAAGCTCGTTCTTCTTACGAAGGACGCGGTACGAATATGGCAGGAGGAAAAGCAACCATTGCTGGACAAGCGATTGCAAAGAAGTGTGAACAAGTCCTATTTGATTATGGATTGCTCGCGTATGAATCAAATAAACGAGAAGTTGTTTCTCATGCTCTTGAGCAAGTCATTGAAGCAAATACATTGTTAAGCGGTCTAGGCTTCGAAAGTGGCGGACTAGCACTTGCCCACGCTGTACACAACGGTTTTACAGTGTTAGAAGGTGATATTCACCATTTGAGCCACGGCGAAAAAGTAGCGTTTGGTATTTTAACGCAGCTGACACTTGAAGCACACAATCAACAAGAAATTAATCGGTACATTGAATTGCTTTCAAAACTAAGTTTGCCAGTTACGTTCAAAGATCTTCATATAGAAGGAATTGAACGGGACGAGCTACTGAAAGTTGCCAAAACGGCTTTGCAAGAAGGAGAAAGTAGCCACAATATGGCTACTGTACCAACAGCTGAAGAAGTGGTTGATGCGATGATCGCAGCAGATCAATATTCACTTACTTATTTAGAGAAGTAAACGGAACCTCCATAGTCTTAAGACTATGGAGGTTCTTCCTATCTTAAGAGAATGAAGGGTTTTTGTTTCGAGATTGAGGATCCTATACATAAATTGTCTGTACTGTTAAAGTGATTAATGTGGAAGAAACATGGTAAGACCACTCAAACAGCTATTGGATCGGTAAAATGTAAGAAAAGGTTTCGATAAATAAGGAATGGGAAGATCCACTGTGGAACAATTATTAAAACAAATTCAAAAATTAAGCCAACAAGAACAAAAGACATTGGAGCAAATGGTATTGAAATTATCAGAAGAGGTGGGGGAAACAGCTCAAGCAATACTTTCTTATAACAAGGCGTCTGGTAGTGTACAAGCAGGGTAACTAAAGCGGATGTGAAAGAGGAATGTGCGGATGTCATTTTAGTAGCGTTGGCATTATTTTTTAAACTAAGTGAAACCGAGGAAGAGTTGGATGAGTTTCTAAACAAAAAAATTAAAAAAAGGCGTGCCGATATTTCTTAGAAAGTAGAGTGAGCGAAAGAGAGTAACTAAAGTAAACAGTTAATAATATGGAAGGTTTGATATGTATTAACTGTGACAAGATAAGGTTAGTGCGAATACATTGACAATGCAGTTAACCCCTTGGAGAAAAAGACTGATTGACATGTATGCACAATCAGTTGTTATAAGTCCAGAGGAAGCACAAAATGCAATTGAAAAGTGGGGTACTGAAGTATCTGGACTACTTGTTAAGTTGCAATTGCCATTAGATGTTGGTTTAAGCGAGATTGCTTATTATCGCAATTCAATTGGAGAAATTGTACGCGATGAAGCAATTAAACAAGATATGTCACTTGAGGGCTTTTATGCGATAATCTCAGTGTTTGATCGTGTGGTGGACCACGCTGTATTAATTGTTAGTCGTTCTTATATGAAAGATTTTCATAATAGCATTGAAGCAGCCAAATATGCGATTGATGAACTGTCTGTTCCACTTGTTCAGTTAACAAAAGATACAGGAGTCATCCCAATTATTGGCGAAATTGATACGAACCGTGCACAATATTTATTAAACAATGCGCTTGGAAAAGGATCTGAATTAAGTTTAAACCGTATCATTCTTGATTTTGTCTGGAGTGAGCGTTGTTGATACGATGGTAGCTGGGCAAATCTTTAAAGTGATGGATTCACTTAAACTTATTGGTGTTGAAGCCGTTTTAAGTGGAGTTCGTCCGGAAGTTGCACAGACGATGGTGAACTTAGGAATTAAAGTTGAAGGCAAAGTGTATTCGAGCTTGCGGACAGCTATTCAAGATAAAAACATTATTTGATTGAGTAATCGTTAGAATTGGACAATGTTATAGAAGAATACCTCTGGGGTAAAACCCCAGAGGTATCTTTAGGTCAGTTGAGAACGGATGTGCTAGAAAAGAGTTTCTAATAGTGTGTCGTAATCATAAGCAACTAGCGGACGGCACATACGTAAACTCCTGCAGAAGATAAAGCGCAGTTATGCTAGAGACCCGGATAGATCGAATGCATTTTTTACGAATAGCGAACGAGAAAAAGTCACCCTACGATTGAGGTGACTTTTTTCTTATCTACAGATCACTCATATACTTCGATTTGCACATTTTGACGACCAAATTCGATTGCTTGATCTTGATCTGGCATAAAGACATCAATTTTATTGCCATTAATTGCTCCGCCAATATCGCCTGCAATTGCTTCGCCGTATCCTTCAACGTAGACAGTGCTACCAAGTGGGATGACATCTGGATCTACTGCAATTACTTTTTGGTCAGGGTTTGCTCTTAAGTCAATACCTGTGTATGTGACTCCAGTGCATCCCTCGCAAAAAGCTGTATAAGCAGTAGCTTCTACATTCATTGTTGTCCCAGCGGCGTCTTGGGAGCTAGACTTGCTCTCGCTTGGAGTCGAACTAGTTTCTTCATTTGTTTGAGTTTCGCCTTTAACTTGAGCTTCACTTGATTTTGAATCTGTACCAGGAAGATCAAGATGCTGACCAACAAAAATCAGGTTTTTGTCATTAATATCTGAGTTCGCTTCCATGATGTCACTGATAGAAACGTTATTATTATTAGCGATTCCGCTTAATGTATCTCCGCTTTGTACCTCATAAGCAAAAGCAGGAGTTGCAATTAGAACTGATCCTACTACGGCAAGTGATGCGATTAGTTTTTTCATGTTATAAGCACTCTCCTTCTAAGTAGTTAAGGCACCCTATTTATATTGGTGTTACCTAAACAATTTGAGTTTATCTTATCTTTGTTTGCGGGAATCTCTCTCGCAAGTCCTCACTATACATAAACAAAATAGAGGAATCAACCCTAAAAGGCTAAAGTAATCTACTTGTAATGAGAGTGAAACACTAGTTTTATAATGTTTCATTTGTATGTCGGAGGTGGAATCAGGCGGGATAGTAAGGAATGAGCGCAATTTATATCTACTAAAATAGCAAAACAACCCTCTCTTTTGTAATTAAGTGTTTCCACAATAAATGATATAATAAAAGGGAACGTATTCTCGTTATTATGGAAGGAGAATGGTAAGTATGGGATATAGAAAAGCGTTGCATACATACATTGAAGCGACAAATACACACAAGTTTTCGAACGTGAAAAAGGTGCTACATCCAGAGGCGGTTTATTTTTTTACTGATGCAATATGTAGAGGGTATGAAGAGATTGGTGCTTATTTTAATAAAACATGGAATCTTATTAAGGAAGAGGTGTACTCCGCCTCAGAGGTTGAATGGATAGCTGTTTCCACAGAAATGGCAACATGCACATATACATATATATACGAAGGGTATTATGAGGGGAAATTTATTTCAGGAAAAGGAAGAGCAACGAATGTATTTCTTGTCGCAGATAATGAATGGAAGTTAGTACACGAACATTTAAGTGGCGCAGTTAAGTCGATGGGGAAATAATAAACCTGGAAAAAGGGATTTTCCTTTTTCCAGGTTTGCGTTGTTACTCTTTTTTACGCCAGTTGGTTAAGTAGTCTCTTATAAGGTCACCTAGCTTTCCATCAGAAAGATCGATGTCATGTTCAAAGGCGTATTTTACTGAATAGCCAAATGCAGCTGTCACTGTACCAGCAATTGTTGTTCCGGCGATAAAAGCTGCACCCGGGAAGAACTTAGTTAATTGACGGTACATCGTTTGGCCAAAGTTACTAACGAGTGTGGTTACGACTAAATTCTTCGCTTTCTTTTTGGTCATTGGTTTATCGTAGAGGGAAGCGAGCTTGACCATTAGCCCGACTTGAATCGAGGTGATTGGGATAATATCCGCACCAGGAATCGGAGTCGCGCCAACCCCCGCTGCTGCGGCTGATGCACCTACAATCCACTTATTCGCAACACTCGACTTAGCTTTCTTCCCTTCTAGTTCCTTTGCAAGCTGAATATCTTTTTGTTTTTTCTCGAGAATATCTAAAATCTTGTCTCTAAGTTGGTCGATGTTTGTTCCGTTTTTAGAGGAAATCGGGACAACCGGATAATGGTTTCCAGTATGCTTTTGCACATACGCTTTTAAACTCGAAATCTCTTCAGCAGCATCAATTTTATTTAAAACAATAATGATATCTTGGTTCAACTTCGCCATACGTTCAAAAATTTGTTTCTCCCCTTCAGAAAAAACAGTTCCTGCCGCATTCAAGAAGAAGAGAAGAACATCCGCCTGTTTATAGTATGCCATCGTTTCATCTGAATGGTCTGAAATAATGTCGTCTAAGCCAGGAGTGTCAGCAAATGAAATCTTATCTTTAAATTTATAAAGATCCACGTTACTGGTTGCTCCTGGCTGGGAACCCACCTTAGCCACTTCAGCACCCATCAGTTGATTAATGGTTGATGATTTCCCTGTATTAACATCACCAATTAGAGCAAATAAGATTTCTTTATCAAGCTGGGCATTTATTGCTTCTGTTTCTTTTTCATAAATTCGCGAAAACTCCTGATCATAATTGTCGTTAAATTGGTCTGATGAATACGTCATATTGTTCACCTCTCTCCTATTTATTCACCTTTTGTCTTGGAAGTAAACCGAGTATAAAAAGGAAGGTGATGATTTATAATTAATTTCTATATTAATTGTGGGTATAAGAGTACGATTTTTTTCTTCATTTAACGAGAAAAGGTGCAACTGTTGAGCAATCGTTTCGCTTTGAGTGCCATAATGAAGGAATTGATGTATATGTAAAGGAAGGAACAGAAACAAATGAACCTGCTATTAAAGAGTATTTAGCACTCATAAGCTCAATGCAACTGCGAGGTTATGAAGTATACCTTCGTTATCAGGCGGGGAATGTATTGCTCTATTTGCCAGAGTTTTATTCGCCGGGGGATTTAAGTAATCAAGTCTACCTTGAAGAGTTACTAGCACGTATGGATTTACTTGCATCTTTTATAGAACAAAGAGATGCGCTTAAAAAACAAATGGCTTTTAGCCACCAATATATGGCGGCTAAAGGAGCATGCCTTGGAAACCTACAACAAGAGCAACTACAATAACGAGGCTAGGAAGTAAGTTTGCAATTTTAATGTTCGTGATATTGAGCAAGTTTAATCCAATCGCTAAAATCATAATGCCACCGATGCATGAGAGTTCAGCAATAATAAGGTCCATTAAAGCTGGTGAGACGAAAGCGTCAATTTGACTAGCAAGCAATGTGATGATGCTCTGATATAAAAAGACAGGGATCGCTGCAAATAAAACACCGATTCCGAGTGTTGAAGAGATAATAAGCGCGGAAAAAGCATCAATTGATGCTTTCGTGAACAGCAAACTATGATCTCCTCGTAATGCACTCTCTAGTGGTCCGAGTATAGCAAGTGCGCCTGCAGCAAAGATCAACGTTGAACTGATAAAGGCCTGAGCAACATTCCCTTGTGACTCTTTTCCAAGTTTCTTTCCTAACCAATCTCCTAGTTTGTTTAACCGCGCGTCTATTTGTAGCCATTCCCCAATCATCGCGCCGGTTGTAAGACTGGCAATAACAATTAGAAAATTCTCACCCGTTACTCCCATTTGAATGCCGATAATAAGTAGACAGAGAGATAAGGCTTGCATGACAATTTTACTCATTCCCTCTGGAACGTTGCGGATGCGTGTTCCAATTAAGGAAGCGACAGCAATGGCTAGGGCATTTACGATTGAACCTAGTAACATAAGGGTGATCTCCATTTCAAAATAGCTTCTCTATAGATGTATTCATACACATTTATATAAAAAAACCCTACTGCCCCGATGTGGTAAACGGGTTCGTAAGGAAGCCAAAACGTCAGTGATTTATTATAGCAAATATCTCCCTCTGAAAATAGCGTTTTTCCCTTTGTGGCGCTTTTCACTTTTCTTAGGTTAAACGATAAAATAACTGCTTATTCATGCAAACGTATGTACGAATCGTTATAATGAAAGAAGGAACAATTGAAGGAGGCGTAAACCATGGCTGAACCCTTAAAACAAATGTATAATCAGCATTTTCTTGAGACATTTGCAACAAGAGTGAAAGAAGTACATCATTCATTCGAAGAGAAGCGCTTTGTCGAGACAGTTATGAATAATGAATGGGAGAAAATGGAGCTAAAAGCACGGACACGGCGTATCGCAGAGACGCTCGGTTCTTTTCTACCTACGGCCTTTCCTGATGCACTCGCTGTACTTTATAAGGTTGATCGAGAGTGTTTGAAGTATTTATTTATTCCAGATTTTGTTGAAGTGTATGGACAAGCTGCAGAAGATTGGGAAGAAGCGGTCAAGGGATTGAAACGCTTTACTCCCTATTCCACTTCAGAGTTTGCCATTCGATCATTCATCTTAAAAAATCCAAAAAAGATGATGTTATTAATGAAAGAATGGGCTCTTGATGAAGATGAACATGTTCGTAGGTTAGCTAGTGAGGGCTGCAGACCACGTTTGCCTTGGGGGCAGTCTTTACCTGTGTTTAAAAAAGATCCATCCCTGGTTTTAGAGATTCTTGAATTATTAAAAGCAGATCCATCGTTATATGTTCGAAAGAGTGTAGCCAATAATTTAAATGACATTTCAAAAGATCATCCAGACAAGGTGTTAGAATTAGCAAAGCGATGGAAGAGCGAAGGAAATGGATTTACGGATTGGATCGTGCGCCGTGGTTGTCGGACGCTTGTTAAACAAGCGAACCCCCATGCTCTCGCTTTATTT
This window encodes:
- a CDS encoding phosphotransferase family protein, giving the protein MNLDKPIASGNTAHVYRSGNEAIKLFNANLPDTEAMKEAAKHRVAYVQGLPVPKIYDVTKVNGKQAIVMEYIEGKTLGQLVCEDQSQMGRYMALSVSLQQQVHKVVPSQIESMKEKLKRQIQAASPLSMKQKATLITKLESFTYNESLCHGDFHLFNLIVGKKDQTTIIDWVDASLGDPRADVYRTYLLYSQHLSHELAELYMRTYCETSQYLKEDIFEWAPVVAAARLAESVPEENVERLVKIVCDSI
- a CDS encoding SOS response-associated peptidase, whose protein sequence is MCGRFTLYSSPQELQDEFGLPIPDYEPSYNIAPTQQVLAFVANNEETKAGFLHWGLIPFWAKEKKIGSKMINARAETIDEKPAFKNLLKRKRCLIPANSFYEWKREDDSKHPFIIHLTNSKLLTFAGLWDRWIDPATNNTISSCTIITTSPNDFMSSLHDRMPVILDEGNRQAWLDPSIDDPAQIKSMLLPYNRTHMTAHEVSKAVNNPRNNGAHLIHQL
- a CDS encoding S8 family peptidase, with product MNRKPVKLIAGTVLVMGFVISSSSISTAEETKKTYLIGFDAQEEVETFTNIVDSEIGALSEEDIDITYEFKDIPVVSAEMSDEEYAALLEDPSISYIEEDIEVTTMAQTIPWGISQISAPEAQIAGFTGEGVNVAVLDTGIEDHPDLNVQGGVSFVQGEPDYQDGNGHGTHVAGTIAALDNDEGVIGVAPNADLYAVKVLGANGSGSVSSIAQGLEWAGENGMDIANLSLGSSAPSATLEQAVDEATANGVLVVAASGNSGASSIGYPARYDNAMAVGATDQSDSLANFSQYGEGLDIVAPGVGIDSTYTGSSYDSLSGTSMATPHVAGSAALVKEKNPLWSNEQIRAHLNETATDLGDTYRFGNGLLNAHAAVE
- a CDS encoding YpzI family protein is translated as MGRDRQEKKLRESGRVESDRDVGLRYKGATKMSSPEEARKLNDGHK
- the csaA gene encoding chaperone CsaA yields the protein MATMDEFHSIDMRVGTVIASEYFEEARKPAMKLEIDFGELGVKKSSAQITKRYSSEILVGRQVIAVVNFPPMRIAGYKSEVLVLGGVPETDDVVLLQPETNVPNGTRVQ
- a CDS encoding solute:sodium symporter family transporter, yielding MGLFSIITFVIIIVAIWLFAYKRSRGVNLSSSEGLFLGGRSLTGITIAGSVIMTNLSTEQIVGQNGQSYVAGMEVMAWEVTSAIAIVALALIFLPKYLKYGVDTVTDYIEQRFDKTTKRIASILFIFTYVVSFLPVVLYSGSLVFNQIFAIDELLNVEPLVAISLISGIIGVMGLFYLLLGGLRLSAFSDTVYGIGLLIAGLFIPIFGLIVLGEGSFLGGFESIHQKTPEMLNSIGAVDSPMVPWPTLFLGLLFNNLFFWCTNQLIVQKVLAGRDLKEGQKGALYVGFFKILGALFLVFPGIIAFNMLGDSIEPADNAYPMLVTAVLPEWAFGIFAAVVFGAILSSFVGALNATTTLLTLDFYKPMKKNTSDKQVARMGKVFTIIVGLLATVIAPLISFAPAGLFHVVQQFNGVYSMPLLAIIILGFYSKYATPFAAKITFGFHIVVYSISQLFFDVHYLYVFSVMFFVNLFLLWGISRLQKNTEPFQFPEGNHKVDLTPWKHRKWVSVLIIVIVLASYWFFSPLGIAE
- a CDS encoding glycerol dehydrogenase, encoding MNEKIFISPSKYVQGRDVLDKTGEYIKELGTKAMILADEFVWNMAGNRVAGSLKEASMSVIEVTFEGEASESEIKRIAEKAKAEGADIIVGVGGGKTLDTAKGVRDLIEGAACVIVPTTASTDAPTSALSVIYSENGVFERYSFYNKNPDIIIVDSAIIAGAPPKFLAAGIADALATWVEARSSYEGRGTNMAGGKATIAGQAIAKKCEQVLFDYGLLAYESNKREVVSHALEQVIEANTLLSGLGFESGGLALAHAVHNGFTVLEGDIHHLSHGEKVAFGILTQLTLEAHNQQEINRYIELLSKLSLPVTFKDLHIEGIERDELLKVAKTALQEGESSHNMATVPTAEEVVDAMIAADQYSLTYLEK
- a CDS encoding STAS domain-containing protein: MSVVDTMVAGQIFKVMDSLKLIGVEAVLSGVRPEVAQTMVNLGIKVEGKVYSSLRTAIQDKNII